A region from the Triticum aestivum cultivar Chinese Spring chromosome 3D, IWGSC CS RefSeq v2.1, whole genome shotgun sequence genome encodes:
- the LOC123075110 gene encoding root-specific lectin: MMSTKALTLGAAVVLAIAVAGAHAEQCGHAADGMECPNNLCCSAWGYCGMDANYCGDGCQSGACYEPKRCGAQAGGNAVTCPNNHCCSGHGFCGYGQEYCGAGCQNGPCRANIKCSADKPCLSNFCCSQYGYCGLGVEFCGQGCQSGACHDAVGAAALPLSSIVQG; encoded by the coding sequence atgatgagcacCAAGGCCCTCACACTCGGCGCGGCCGTCGTCCTCGCCATCGCCGTGGCGGGCGCGCACGCCGAGCAGTGCGGCCACGCGGCCGACGGCATGGAGTGCCCCAACAACCTCTGCTGCAGCGCGTGGGGGTACTGCGGCATGGACGCCAACTACTGCGGCGACGGCTGCCAGAGCGGCGCCTGCTACGAGCCCAAACGCTGCGGCGCCCAGGCCGGGGGCAACGCCGTGACGTGCCCCAACAACCACTGCTGCAGCGGCCACGGGTTCTGCGGCTACGGCCAGGAGTACTGCGGCGCCGGCTGCCAGAACGGGCCTTGCCGCGCCAACATCAAGTGCAGCGCCGACAAGCCGTGCCTGAGCAACTTCTGCTGCAGCCAGTACGGATACTGCGGGCTCGGCGTCGAGTTCTGCGGCCAGGGCTGCCAGAGCGGCGCCTGCCATGACGCCGTTGGCGCCGCCGCCCTGCCGCTCAGCTCCATAGTGCAGGGGTGA